From the genome of Magnolia sinica isolate HGM2019 chromosome 12, MsV1, whole genome shotgun sequence:
aatggcccatgtcaaaggtttggatcactataaatgagcGAAATCATaggaatttggatcattgtaaaaagaaacttcaatgtttgaattgtgtataaaactgaagaggggtcctacaaaattaacgaatgGCATCATTGAGAAtcagcctcaaatattacaaatagatggttcaacttaacatatccattgggatgggtcatggaaggaggcttcaatcatatgatgagttaagatcactaacagcaacatgaatcatatcatgcatttggatcactgaagggCCGAATAATATAAGAaatcaaatccgctaaattggttgaagcacgtcaaaggttttgatccattgaaatggcccaagcatatcaaaggtttggatcactagaaatgggccaaatcatatgaacagtttggattattTCTTATCCTGAAGagggatctacaaaatttagggcatggatcaacttagcatattcattgccatggatcatgaacaacatcttcaatcatatgatgagtttggatcatgaaaagcagcttcaatcatataatgagtttggatcatgaaaagcagcttcgatCATATGCaaagtttggatcaagaaaagcagcttcaatcatatgctaagtttggatcatgaaaagcagcttcaatcgtatgatgagtatGGATCGCCAaataagccgaattatatgaacaatttggatccactaaatggcctaAGCATGCCAATGTTTTCTattcatcgaaatggcccatgttgaAGGTTTGTATTAGTAGAAATGggtcaaatcatatgaatttggatcgttgtaaaaagaagcTTGATTctttgtgtatagaactgaagagtcctacaaaattaacgaagtggatcactgagaaccagcctcaaatattatgaatagatggttcaacttagcatatccattgggatgggtcatggaaagaagcttcaatcatatgatgagtttagatcactaacaataGCACGATTCATATGAtccatttggatcactgaatgggctgaatcatataagaagttcaaatccgctaaaatgCCCAAGCACGTtaatggttttgatccattgaaatggcctaagcatgtcaaaggtttggatcaatagaaatgggccagatcatatgaacagtttgaatcattAGTAATGTTGAAGAGGGTCCAACAAAATTGGGGCATGGATCAACCTTGAAGATATCCATCATAAGGATCAAGAAAAAGCCGCTTTAATTATTAGGCGATGAGTTCGACtatgaaaagcaactttaattaTAAGGATGAACTCGATCGGCCAATGagtcgaatcatatgaacaattgggATCCACCTAATGGTCAAAGCACGCCGCCAATGCTTTTTATCCATCGAAGTCCTTGTTGGTTTACCATTGTTTTCCCCGCCATGATCAAGCTTGCTCGAGCTGCAACTTTAGATGTGTTATTGATGAAGATAATGGTTTTGTTTTTATGGTGGCATACGAAGGAGAGAGGGTGCACGAGTAGtgtgaaaatgaagaattcaaatcTTGATAATGTATTTCTAAGAGTGATGTATTTCTTCATCAATCATCAgagagaactttaaatagacacaactattttgttggtattgtgcttttataaatggattaaaatgaatgattgtatttgaatgAATCTTTATATGTGTTAGCTTAGATGAATGACAACGGTCTTGCTACGGACTAAAATCGTAATATTTTTATCTTagctacagattttatccgtagcttttgactTTTATGGGTAGCAATGGGTGTAGTTGTGGTTTCTAATTTTCCTTGGTCATGTATTTCAATTCCTTTCTCATGATAATACCAGGTAACATCAATATAATTTGGAAACCGGGGCTTTTATTAAACTGAACCTTCAAATTCCAATTCAATTCTGCATCCAAATCCTcgttctttttttcctttttcttatttattttatttcttatttcttttctttccaaatAATATGGTTTTTTATGTCTTTTGGCTTTTCCCTTTTCCTTTATGTTTCGCGGTGGGGCAAGGTTTGGGGAAGACAAAATGTCCACATGGAAAGAAACTTTCACCCCAGTATGTAGCTACATTAGTCTATCTCATTACTTGAAGGGATGGTCTTAAAAAGGAGGTTAAAAATCTATCAGAATGGTTAAATATGGTTTTATTAATGTAAATACTGTATCGTTTAAATCTATTTTTTGACTATAAAGCTCATTAGATTGGAAAACATGTGAATCAATCAAAACTGACAGGCTAATAGTGGATGGACTTCAAGCAGCATGATTATTGGGTTAATAAGGATTCAGGAAGCGATTTTTATCTGTAAACTGATAGCCTAATAGGGATTCAGGAAGCAGTTTTTGTCTGTAAACTGCTTCCTGAATCCCTAACTCTAAAATATGTTTCTCTCCAAAAATGTGCAATTGATCCGATAGTCATGGACTTCAAGTGGCATGATTATTGGGTTAATGGCTCATTAATTAGGAGCTTCTCTAATTGCTCGGATAAATGATAGGATAATGGTGATGAAGTTGAATTAGGTGGCCCCCTAATTGAATGTCCCAGATCCATCACACCATTCTGCACCAAAACGGCGATTTTGCAGGGTGGTACCATTTTCAGAATGTATGAGGCATGCAAGAACTTGGGAACTAATAAGTTAAGCAAAATGGAAAGTGGGCCTGATAAGACCATGATTGCACAACACTTGTAGTGACCATTGTAGAATAGATGCAAAGATCATACCATTGATTTTATCATACCACCTGAAATTTTATTAATTGAAAAATATACACATTCATTTGGACGaggtttaaataaataaaaatctaggcCTCGCCTATCAAATATGACAATTGAGTTACAACACTGGCACAAGAGACCAACAACAACTAACACAACAAAATTAGTAGCCCATTACATTTCATGCACTACAAACCCATCCCACATTCAGATCCCAAAGAGGTTGATGCAAATGTAGAGCATTCTAAGTCATTGAGAGACAACCTCCTACAATTCTGTGCGAGGAGATGCCTCCTGCAGGTCTATCAAGGCTTGATCCAACAACATCACCCCGTCTAGAAGACTCACCCTGCCGATTTCTGGGGTACATGCCAAGAAGCGTGCGGTTATGATATTGATGAGCAAACCTTTCATGTAACATATTTGCCTCCACAACAAGGGCGGGTGTTAGATTGGCCAGAATAGCATCTGAAGATGTTAAGAGTACCTAAAAATTAAACCATTACAGGCATGAGAAGGCATGAGAAACTGAAGAATCATGCATTCTGAAATATGACGTATACCCTACGGAAGCAAATATttcaatcatttaaaaaaaaatacacttgCTAGGAAGCTACCTCTTCCCGCAAATCAGCAGAAATGTCGTAATTATTGAAACAGTGTCCATTTCAACTGGTTGGCATTCCAATTCATGTGATTGATGTAGTCTCTGAGCTTGTTGTTGTGCCAGCACTTCTGCTCGAATATCTAGGGGGAGGGCAACAAGGAATTCAGGATCAATGTCTTCCGCAGATTGAGGTGGTTCACTTGATGGCTGGGCCACTTAACTCTGTTGAGCATTAAGAACTTCGGCTCGTAACTCCTCTGGAAGAGCATTTAGGAATGCAGGATCAATTGAACCTGAGGCTGTGGCACCATTGATTTGTTGCTCCTCGGCTAGACCACTCTAATCCCCTCCTCAGCTAGGATGTGGCAATACTTCATTAACACTTTGAAGAGATGCAAATCCTATTgacggacaatcctaaccatccaactggattccttaaaatagtaataattttgTGAGTACTTGGATTAGTACGTGAAACCTAGAGCTACTATCCTTCAAACCAGAACACAACCAGCAGTGACTAAGATGCAATTGCAAGCAACATCAGTTGAAGCAAGGAAGATACAGAAGTGTATTGGAATTACACCATTATTTAGGGTTCAACCAACAATGATTTTGTCATAGGTGGTGAAAATAAAGCAATCACCATGAAAGTGGGACAGGCagaattttcattgaaaaatcagAAGGGCAGAGCAAACAGATGTGAGATTGAGTTGTTTTGAATCATCCACCACTACCTATGTATTGTTATTATTAGGAGTTGGTTGTTGGCAGCCATAGTAACAAGAACATACTCCAATACAACCGATGGATTGCATTAGtctacaacaaatacatcattccAGCACATGCAGATCCAATATAACCTGCTCCAATCACTCCAACTGTCTGCCCCTTGAGTAAATTACCATCGAACCTAAGATCAATGTATAGCATCTTTTCTTATCAGTTGCATGGGTGGTGGAAGGAGAAACATACAGTAGATATGTGACATCTCCCATCTCCTTTGAGCTTCAAGGCTAGTGTATCATGTGCATCCAAGTCAATGAAACTGTTGaactatgaaaagaaaaaagaaaaaaaataaggaaCACAGGAACTGCGCTAACATTGTAGTACTAAGACTTGTGGGGTAGACAGTAGTTTCTTACAAGGGTGAAACCAGCAATTTGATGGCTACTCCTGAGAATAGCCATGTAATCCTGCAAGGGTGAAACCAAAAATTCAAATAGATTAAGAAGACATTATCAATGAAGAGTAGAGGCACCAAATTCAGATGCAGGCATCCTTGGGGATGGAAGATACTTATTGAGATCAACACATGAGTCCATACAGACATGTCTGTGGATGTTCAGCTTGTGTTTGTGCCcataaaacctttagtgaaggaATCAAGTCCCAGGATGACATTTAGTTAATAGCTTTTTAATGTGAGATAGATCATATATCaaaaagtttaatttttttttttgagtttttaagAAATATGAGAAGCATTCATTTAGACCTCAAGTCTAAGAGAAGAGCCCCTGGAACCTCCACAAACTTGCAGACCCCTTGGGCTCCATTTATAGCATCCATCTCGGCTTTTGACCTCTTCGGCGAATTCGTTGTCGATTTAACCAGAACTAGCAAAAATTATATGGAGAATTGTATTAATACTATTGTCATGTAGAAATCAATACGATTGTCATGCAGAAATCAATTAATTATCCATGGAAAATTGTATTAGCATAGCAGATATCAAATATCAAgtcttagtttctttctaaaatttTAATGTATATTAGATAACTTattggaccattctttgataagaatgttgtctgtcAGCTTGACCTCATAAATGTCAACCAAATAGGCTCTAATGGAAATATAACATAAGGATTAGATAAGTTGTGAATATTTAGCTGGAGAATATAAGCATGATGACCTTCAGTGAAGTGCATTGAGGCATGATAAGATTAAGATGTCAATCTTAAGGTCATaatctttcaatttttttttaaaaataaaataaaaatgaaaaacataGATTTGCTAAGCTACACGTGTGTGTAGTAAAGCTCATGTACAAGTGTCAGCATGGCACAATTggtacaagatccaatccatccatctaaatGGAAACACTATATTGATAacctggcccaagaatcaggttgatccactagtcATGTGGGCTACAGTCTGTGAATAAATGAACAGATATGAAAAacatggctgaagttttctaacccatccacttgCTTTCAATATCATGAGAAAAATGTCCAAATCTAAAACTCTCCCTATAAATTCCCAAGCCAGGAAATTGCTAAGATTGAGATTTGTCATTATGCTCAAGACAACCACCTGTTTGAATGGTTAGCTTTGTAGTCAATTGTCCATTTTACTAGACATTTTTactataattatttttaaatgaaaaatcaaactttattaaaatgaactgtaaaattGGATGGGCCGGGACTGCCATAGACAATGCATAGGGTTTTGCCAAACTCACTTTTTTTATTCTTCATACCAGCATTAGTGGAATTTGGAGGAAAACAAAGGCCAAAGAGTATATACTCtatagggattgagggagaggtGGAGGTGGGGACAGGTGTGTctggagagagagatagagagagagggagagagagatagcgaGAGAGGTAGGCGAGGGTGGgcgtggctggagagagagagagagagagagaggacggtgGGTGTCTGGTCGTAGGGACTGAGGGAGAGAGGGTTGCGGGATCTCATATTTGAAATGGAGTAAAATCCCCCATTTATAGGGCCGAGTATATACTCGGTTAGTATATACCATTCCAAATTTGACCATAGGAAGATATTTCTTCCATCCGACGGCTTAGGTGATGAAAGGTAGCATACAGTCAAGCCTATAGTACTCGACCGTAtagtaccttatatatatatatatatatatatatatatatatatatatatatatatataaacatatatatatatatatatatatatatataatactaagaTTATAAGAATATATGGCCATATATTCTTATATTTGAAGTATGTTAAGACATGTCAATCATTTGATATAATGACAAGAATCACAAAGTTTCATATGCAAAATGTATTTCTGCCATAATAAATAGAACCACAATTGTATTAAGTCAGAGCAAAATATTCAATGTTTGGTATCTTTTAATCTAAAGCCAAATATTTCAGAATATATTTATTCTTTCGAAGAAGTCGAGTCTTCAATAATAATATGCTTATCCTTCCGAGGTAGATAACGATGGCCTGACAATTCCTGCTTTTCTGATGAAGGAGAATTATCGCGCAGTATCTGCAAAGGCAGAGGAGAATAGAACTATAAGGGATCGTCATTCTTTGCAGAGAATTCTTGAGTATTTGTCAGAAGAGTACCAAaagttatccatccttcaagagcATTAGCAGGTTTTGCTTCATAAATGGCGTCTGCTAAAGAGATCCTGGTACCAAGTTGATCTGGAAGGGGGGGAGGACTTATTTCTTCAAAATAGCCGATATCCAGATCTTTCTGATAATCCCTAAGGAAAGGAGGGGGAATCCACATAGCATGATCTACTGGATGATAATTGTCTACCAAGTACTGCAGTTGAACCAACCATCGCATCCAGCAATAAGAAGCGCTAACTAGATAATTGTAGCCAGGAATTATGAAATGTGATCCAGTCTGAATGATCAAGAGCTActtccatatcaaagcccaattat
Proteins encoded in this window:
- the LOC131221267 gene encoding uncharacterized protein LOC131221267; the protein is MAILRSSHQIAGFTLFNSFIDLDAHDTLALKLKGDGRCHISTVLLTSSDAILANLTPALVVEANMLHERFAHQYHNRTLLGMYPRNRQGESSRRGDVVGSSLDRPAGGISSHRIVGGCLSMT